One Mytilus trossulus isolate FHL-02 chromosome 5, PNRI_Mtr1.1.1.hap1, whole genome shotgun sequence DNA segment encodes these proteins:
- the LOC134719417 gene encoding uncharacterized protein LOC134719417 has product MAFWIVHFLVLLLVLNAEGQIDCKYETAIANCFCSTEINILQNVRIIEIQSESCNCTINFLEAQEQPPTVVHMFNKLCNWHCNEIECVPDNILPEEGKTTRKQEITTVHVPDNVLQNSQLEMTNKQKKSTTLTTNQIQDKTMMKYGDKMSSTMETAMIAFWAGCGIFGMFTFLSVLKWILQLKRNTTYLPLHQPLDTTTITADRHQISQTQTSFLSMISSTVPPSLTPPPTSTPNYSIDRLPVFSFESTPIEPYPYQHQIHLLLFLKTETHHPNRLLHPWKW; this is encoded by the exons ATGGCATTTTGGATCGTACATTTTCTTGTGTTATTGTTAGTTTTAAACGCAGAAGGACAGATAGATTGTAAATATGAAACGGCAATTGCCAACTGCTTCTGTAGTACAGAAATAAACATTCTTCAAAACGTCAGAATTATTGAAATTCAGTCGGAAAGTTGTAATTGTACCATCAATTTTCTTGAGGCACAAGAGCAACCGCCAACAGTGGTACACATGTTCAACAAATTATGCAATTGGCATTGCAATGAGATAGAATGTG taCCAGACAATATTTTACCAGAGGAAGGAAAAACAACTAGGAAACAGGAAATAACTACAGTTCATG taCCAGACAATGTTTTACAGAATTCTCAATTGGAAATGACTAACAAACAGAAAAAGTCTACAACACTGACTACAAATCAAA taCAGGACAAAACAATGATGAAATATGGTGACAAGATGTCAAGCACCATGGAAACTGCTATGATAG cATTCTGGGCAGGGTGTGGAATTTTTGGGATGTTTACATTCTTGTCTGTCCTGAAATGGATACTACAACTGAAACGAAACACTACATATTTGCCATTACACCAACCGCTAGACACCACCACCATAACAGCTGACAGACACCAGATATCTCAAACACAGACCTCTTTTTTGAGTATGATTTCCTCTACTGTCCCGCCATCACTCACTCCACCTCCGACATCAACACCCAACTATTCCATAGACAGACTTCCTGTTTTTTCATTTGAGTCTACACCAATTGAACCATACCCTTACCAACATCAGATTCACCTACTACTTTTTTTGAAAACAGAGACTCATCACCCGAACCGTCTGCTCCACCCATGGAAATGGTAG
- the LOC134717601 gene encoding uncharacterized protein LOC134717601, with translation MEVVYLGAQHIGVIIEKPSVYDNCIKTIASLRLENQQLYTELNRFQVENTHLKTKLLNLKFEDSAVATDSKTIFYTGIPSKALFMWVLSFCTTVLASSRVVSPKGVLLCLLIKLRLILHLEDIAFRLNISKTTVSDILNQGLPALAKKLNFLVQWPDKDSLIKNMPVIFKKTYPRCVSIIDCFEVFINRPGHLTARAQTWSNYKHHNTIKFLVSITPTGVISYVSRAFGDRTSDKVITQRSGYLDKLEHSDQVLADRGFLISEELASHGATLIIPAFTRGKSQLSAKEIELTRQIAHVRIHVERTI, from the exons ATGGAGGTTGTGTATCTAGGGGCTCAACATATAGGGGTTATAATAG aaAAGCCATCAGTATATGATAACTGTATTAAGACCATTGCTAGTCTGCGTTTAGAGAATCAACAACTTTATACAGAGCTAAATAGATTTCAAGTTGAAAACACACATCTGAAAACAAAACTGCTCAACCTAAAATTTGAAGATAGTGCAGTGGCTACAGACAgcaagacaatattttatacCGGTATTCCGTCTAAAGCTTTATTTATGTGGGTTTTGAGTTTTTGTACTACTGTGCTTGCTTCTTCTCGTGTCGTCTCTCCAAAAGGTGTGTTACTGTGTCTACTCATTAAGCTCAGACTAATTCTACATTTAGAAGACATTGCTTTCCGCCTGAATATTTCAAAGACAACCGTGTCAGACATTCTCAACCAAGGATTACCTGCCCTAGCCAAGAAGTTGAACTTTTTAGTACAGTGGCCAGACAAAGACAGTCTTATCAAGAACATGCCAGTGATTTTCAAAAAGACTTATCCTCGATGTGTAAGCATTATAGATTGTTTTGAGGTTTTTATAAATCGACCAGGTCACCTTACAGCAAGAGCTCAAACATGGTCCAACTACAAGCACCACAACACAATTAAGTTTCTCGTTTCCATAACCCCAACTGGTGTCATATCATATGTTTCAAGAGCATTCGGTGACAGGACATCAGACAAAGTCATTACTCAACGCAGTGGATATCTAGacaaattagaacatagtgacCAAGTTTTAGCTGACCGTGGATTTTTGATTTCAGAAGAATTAGCTAGTCACGGAGCTACTTTGATAATCCCAGCATTTACTCGTGGCAAATCTCAACTTAGTGCAAAAGAAATTGAACTCACAAGACAGATTGCCCATGTACGTATACATGTTGAACGTACCATATAG